The following nucleotide sequence is from Myxococcota bacterium.
CACGGCAGCCCGGCAGATCGAACAGCTCGAGCTCGGGAATGGCGCCCAAGAGCGCGCGCGGGGCGGCGGCGACGCGCTGGCCGTGCAGCAGGTGACACGGGTCGTCGTAGGCCACGCGCAGCCGCAGCGGGCGCGGCTTCGCGCGCAGGCCGACCTCGGCCAGAAACTCGGTCGCGTCGCGCACCTTGCGCGCGAAGTCGTCGCCCCGGTCCTTGAGCGCGGCGCCGCAGCCGGCCGAGTTCACGATCACGGCGGAGACCGAGTCGAGCCGGAAGGCCGCGCGGTTCTTGGCGTGCAGCTCCGTGGCCGTGGCGGGGTCTCCGGCGTGCGCGTGCAGCGCGCCGCAGCAGACCTGGCCGCCGGGGATCTCGACCTCGAAGCCGTTGCGCGCCAGCACCGAGACCGTGGCGGCGTTCGCGGCGCCGAAGATCTCGGGCATGACGCAGCCCGCGAAGAACGCCACGCGCCCGCGGCGCTGGCCGTCGGCGGGCACGACCAGCGGGGGCCGGTAAGGGTCGGCCAGCTCGGGCAGCATGCGCTCCATGCGCGCGAGCGGCGGCACCAGGGCGAGCGCGCGCGTGGCGCGCAGCGCGCGCTGCAAGCCGCTGCGCTGGTAGGCGCGCAGCAGCGCGAACAGGCGCGCCAGCCGGTCCGGGCGCGCGATCACTCCGCGCAGCGCGAGCCGCTCGAACGCGCGAGTGACTCGGCTGCGCGCGCCGCGCGCGTCGATCTCGGCGCGCATGCTCTCCACCAGGTGCCCGTAGCGCACGCCGGCCGGGCAGGCCGACTCACACGCCCGGCACGCGAGACAGAAGCTCATCTCGCCCACCACCAGCTCGTCGAGCGGGATGCGGTCCTCCGCGACGCCGCGCATCAGGTAGATGCGCCCGCGCGGCGAGCTGCTCTCGCGTCCGGTCTCCTGGTAGGTCGGGCAGTGCGGGAGACACAGGCCGCAGTGCACGCAGTCGAGCGTGGCGGCGTAGTCGAGGTGGCGGGGCGCGTCGGCCATCTCAGATGCCCGCCACGAAGCGCCCGGGCGAGAGCACGCGCGCCGGGTCGAAGCGCGCCTTCAGCGCGCGCATGAGCGCGAGCGCCGGGGGCGGCGGCCCGAAGGCGTCGCAGGCGAGCGCGGCGCCCGGCGTGCGCTCGATCAGGAGCGCCGCGCCCGCGCGGGCCGCGAGCTCCACGAGCGCGGGCACGCGCGCGAGCGGCACCCGGCCGAGCGCGATCCCGGCGCGCGGCAGCGCCAGCCGCAACGACGAGTCACCGGCCGCCGCGCACAGGCCGCGCACCAGCACCGGGAGATCGCTCGGCCGCGCGCCGAGCTGCACGCGCGCGCCGGCCGGCGCGGGCGGCTGCGCGAGCTCGTCGCGCACGGCCGACCAGGCCGCGGGCTCGACGGAGTCACCGGGCGCGTGCGCAAGCTCCGCCTCGACCTCGGCCGCGCTGCCGGCCGCCCGCAGCCACAGCTCCGCGCCGCCGGCCACCGGGCGCACCGCGGCTGCGAGCGGGCTCTCCGGCGCCACCGCCTCGGCCGCGGCTGCCAGCGCCGCCTCCAGGCTCGGGAAGCGCGCGCGAGTCACTGCCGTGCGCTCGGGCGCCGCGCGCAGCCGCAGCACGGCGCGAGTCACCACGCCCAGGCTCCCGAACGAGCCGCAGTAGAGCCGCACCAGGTCGAAGCCGGTCACGTTCTTCACCACGCGCCCGCCGCAGCGCGTGAGCTCGCCGTTGGGCAACGCCAGCTCGAGACCCAGGAGGTCGCCGCGCAGCCGGCGCT
It contains:
- a CDS encoding (Fe-S)-binding protein, whose protein sequence is MADAPRHLDYAATLDCVHCGLCLPHCPTYQETGRESSSPRGRIYLMRGVAEDRIPLDELVVGEMSFCLACRACESACPAGVRYGHLVESMRAEIDARGARSRVTRAFERLALRGVIARPDRLARLFALLRAYQRSGLQRALRATRALALVPPLARMERMLPELADPYRPPLVVPADGQRRGRVAFFAGCVMPEIFGAANAATVSVLARNGFEVEIPGGQVCCGALHAHAGDPATATELHAKNRAAFRLDSVSAVIVNSAGCGAALKDRGDDFARKVRDATEFLAEVGLRAKPRPLRLRVAYDDPCHLLHGQRVAAAPRALLGAIPELELFDLPGCRDCCGAAGIYNLTQPEMAAKLLARKVQAIVDTAPEVVTTGNPGCLLQIGGGVRAAGLEVEVIHPLELLARAYGP
- a CDS encoding FAD-binding oxidoreductase produces the protein MGDPFEAIVGAGHVSRAEQETVCGARVAAVVRPGSADEVAACLRAASESAIALLPVGGGTGLGLGNPLDAASCVRLELGRLCAPAQLDPDEGVGEVEAGVTLEALARAAAASGKSVPFDPLRAGATVGGTIAVDPLTPDAPERRLRGDLLGLELALPNGELTRCGGRVVKNVTGFDLVRLYCGSFGSLGVVTRAVLRLRAAPERTAVTRARFPSLEAALAAAAEAVAPESPLAAAVRPVAGGAELWLRAAGSAAEVEAELAHAPGDSVEPAAWSAVRDELAQPPAPAGARVQLGARPSDLPVLVRGLCAAAGDSSLRLALPRAGIALGRVPLARVPALVELAARAGAALLIERTPGAALACDAFGPPPPALALMRALKARFDPARVLSPGRFVAGI